The Chlamydiales bacterium genome window below encodes:
- the ccsA gene encoding cytochrome c biogenesis protein CcsA, whose protein sequence is MYQKVVLFFIGLSLIFCSAFSSEFSVVPTLYKGRIRPFSTYAHAWLNDIAGNSVDINAEEFLWNLYLFGYTPYEKMPLFLIASKPIKELLSLNLEENHFSYKEIKHAKTIDDKNLNHLKEKIYLFTAFGNGVLNQNKQMNQASFSLTEELLDSDTFLLLPLKVRKEEWISLSSLAKTVGKKNLISNFTPYTDAAFKNLQEAYLSLEKMQRPTPEMASSLLNAYQEIAGSVYTRAEGKALYYPTLFQLQIEHFTYLLPFTETALFFYILAIIALLFFLEKKIGLGLFLAAFSINTCYLVLRCIVLERPPVTNMFESVIYVPFIASFVALILYRIFKNRMILLAASTTSCILLLIVYFTHIDKGLENVQAVLDSGYWLVIHVLMVVGSYALFILAGVLAHFYLGIFFLKNKESKILSTLILQCMYVGIALLISGTILGGIWAAESWGRFWDWDPKESWAFISSCIYLLWIHAYRFKIIKSFGLAMGAILGLLAISFTWYGVNYVLGTGLHSYGFGSGGEVYYYLFLGIEALFLSTILISYKFNPFLIRK, encoded by the coding sequence ATGTACCAAAAAGTTGTTCTATTTTTTATTGGCCTATCTCTCATCTTTTGCTCTGCATTTTCTTCTGAATTTAGTGTTGTGCCAACGCTCTATAAGGGACGCATACGCCCCTTTTCTACCTATGCACATGCATGGTTAAATGACATTGCTGGAAACAGTGTTGATATTAATGCAGAGGAGTTTCTTTGGAATCTCTATCTATTTGGCTATACGCCTTATGAAAAAATGCCTCTTTTTCTCATCGCATCAAAACCAATAAAAGAGCTTTTAAGCCTTAATCTTGAAGAAAACCACTTTAGTTATAAAGAAATTAAGCATGCTAAAACAATCGATGATAAAAACCTCAACCACTTGAAGGAAAAAATCTACCTCTTTACAGCTTTTGGAAATGGCGTCTTAAACCAAAATAAACAGATGAATCAAGCAAGCTTCTCACTTACAGAAGAACTACTAGATAGTGACACCTTTCTTCTTCTTCCCCTAAAAGTTCGCAAAGAAGAGTGGATTTCCCTTAGCTCTTTAGCCAAAACAGTAGGTAAGAAAAATCTCATCTCCAACTTTACTCCTTATACAGATGCAGCCTTCAAGAACTTACAAGAAGCTTATCTCTCTTTAGAAAAAATGCAAAGACCAACACCTGAAATGGCAAGTTCCCTTTTAAATGCCTATCAAGAAATTGCAGGTAGTGTTTATACACGAGCTGAAGGCAAAGCCCTTTACTATCCAACGCTCTTTCAACTACAAATAGAGCACTTTACTTATCTGCTCCCCTTCACTGAAACAGCTCTTTTTTTCTACATCCTTGCAATCATTGCTCTCCTATTTTTCTTAGAAAAAAAAATAGGTTTAGGTCTATTTTTAGCAGCTTTTTCTATAAACACATGTTATCTTGTGCTTCGCTGCATTGTTTTAGAGCGCCCTCCTGTTACAAATATGTTTGAAAGTGTAATCTACGTGCCCTTTATTGCCTCTTTTGTAGCCCTTATTTTATATCGTATTTTTAAAAATAGGATGATCCTTCTAGCTGCATCCACAACTTCTTGTATCTTATTGCTTATCGTGTACTTCACACATATCGACAAGGGACTAGAAAATGTACAAGCTGTACTAGATTCTGGCTACTGGCTTGTCATCCACGTGCTCATGGTCGTTGGAAGCTACGCCCTTTTCATATTAGCAGGTGTTCTTGCCCATTTTTATCTTGGAATTTTTTTCCTTAAAAATAAAGAAAGCAAAATTCTTTCCACTCTCATCTTACAATGCATGTATGTAGGAATTGCTCTTCTTATTTCAGGAACTATCTTGGGTGGTATATGGGCAGCAGAGAGCTGGGGGCGCTTTTGGGACTGGGATCCAAAAGAGTCATGGGCATTTATATCAAGCTGCATCTACCTTCTCTGGATTCATGCTTACCGCTTTAAAATAATCAAAAGCTTTGGGCTCGCAATGGGCGCTATCTTGGGGCTTCTTGCCATTAGTTTTACATGGTATGGAGTTAACTATGTCCTTGGTACTGGCTTACATAGCTACGGCTTTGGCAGTGGCGGCGAAGTTTACTACTATCTCTTTCTAGGTATCGAAGCTCTATTTCTAAGTACAATTTTAATTTCTTATAAATTCAACCCTTTTCTCATAAGAAAATAA